From Brucella pseudogrignonensis:
GCGCGACCGATCAGTTCGTCAGTAAATCCGCGCCCATCCTGAGCGCTGCGTTACCGACTGGCGAGCGGATTCAGGTCGTTCTTCCACCCGCTGCACCGGACGGCGGATCGATATCGATCCGCAAGCAGGTCGTTAGCAATTTTAGCTTGGAGGAATACAGGGATAGCGGTTCACTGGACAAGGTTTCTGTTGCTGTTGGAGGACTGAGCGACATTGACCGTTTGCTGATCGAACATCTGAAGCAAAACAGAATTTTCGATTTCATCAACACAGCAATCACGCAACGAGTGTCGATCCTGATCAGCGGCGGCACGTCATCGGGAAAGACAACCTTTCTGAATGCCTGCCTGAAATCGGTTCATCCGAAGGAACGGATTATCACGCTGGAAGACACCCGCGAACTGTTTCCCCCCCAGGAAAACCGCATTCATCTGGTAGCTTCGAAAGGTGGGCAGGGCACCGCTGACGTCACAATTCAGCACTTGCTTGAATCATCCCTTCGTATGCGGCCGGATCGTCTATTCGTTGGCGAAAT
This genomic window contains:
- the virB11 gene encoding P-type DNA transfer ATPase VirB11, with amino-acid sequence MNAGANSAATATQSRYYFLDRALEPLRPFLNDPKVVEISVNKPDHVYVERLGADHMEFHEVHALSAADIQNIGERVAGATDQFVSKSAPILSAALPTGERIQVVLPPAAPDGGSISIRKQVVSNFSLEEYRDSGSLDKVSVAVGGLSDIDRLLIEHLKQNRIFDFINTAITQRVSILISGGTSSGKTTFLNACLKSVHPKERIITLEDTRELFPPQENRIHLVASKGGQGTADVTIQHLLESSLRMRPDRLFVGEIRGAEAFAFLRAINTGHPGSMSTVHADTPQGAYEQLAMMMQQAGLSGGYSKHDLMSYIRMVIPIVIQLRRDGGKRGVSEIFFARSEEP